The Pseudomonas sp. DG56-2 genome contains a region encoding:
- a CDS encoding DUF2784 domain-containing protein: MLYRLSADGLVLFHLSFILFVLFGGLLALKWRGVLWWHLPAVCWGIAVEFLHLYCPLTDWENHLRQAAGQAGYEGGFVEHYILPVIYPAGLTPGIQVLLGSVVVLVNAVVYVLVIRRWPRRQLT; the protein is encoded by the coding sequence ATGCTGTACCGCCTGAGCGCCGATGGTCTGGTGCTGTTTCACCTGTCGTTCATTTTGTTCGTGCTGTTCGGCGGCTTGCTGGCGCTCAAATGGCGCGGTGTGCTGTGGTGGCACTTACCCGCCGTGTGCTGGGGCATCGCCGTGGAGTTTTTGCACCTGTACTGCCCGCTGACCGACTGGGAAAACCATCTGCGTCAGGCCGCTGGCCAGGCTGGCTATGAAGGCGGGTTCGTCGAGCATTATATCCTGCCGGTCATTTACCCCGCCGGGCTAACGCCCGGCATTCAGGTCTTGCTGGGCTCGGTGGTGGTGCTGGTCAATGCCGTGGTCTACGTGCTGGTCATTCGTCGCTGGCCACGCCGCCAACTGACGTAG
- a CDS encoding LysE family translocator, translating to MDASTLLLYVVAASAVMITPGPAMLLALNNGASHGMRVAGFGMAGAMLSDLILIAAVGCGLGALLQTSEQLFSLVKWVGAVYLLYLAWVLWRAPSNALERVPMNAGATGRSAFLRALFVGLSNPKGLLFFSAFLPQFIRPDQPVAEQYLVLAITSAALDGVMMAVYAYGGRHAMRRFSARTMQWINRSCAGMLAALAVGLSLYRRSDMH from the coding sequence ATGGACGCTTCCACACTGTTGCTCTACGTCGTTGCCGCCAGTGCGGTGATGATTACCCCGGGTCCGGCCATGCTCCTGGCGCTCAATAATGGTGCCAGCCATGGCATGCGCGTGGCTGGCTTCGGCATGGCCGGGGCAATGCTTTCCGACTTGATCCTGATCGCTGCCGTTGGCTGCGGCCTCGGGGCGCTGCTGCAAACATCGGAACAGTTGTTCAGCCTGGTCAAATGGGTCGGCGCCGTGTACTTGCTGTACTTGGCCTGGGTGCTATGGCGTGCGCCAAGCAATGCGCTTGAGCGTGTGCCAATGAATGCCGGCGCCACTGGCCGTTCGGCGTTCCTGCGGGCGCTGTTCGTTGGTTTGTCCAATCCCAAGGGGCTGTTGTTCTTTTCCGCTTTCCTGCCGCAGTTCATCCGCCCGGATCAGCCGGTAGCCGAGCAATACCTGGTGCTGGCGATCACCAGTGCAGCCCTGGACGGTGTGATGATGGCGGTCTATGCCTATGGCGGCCGACACGCCATGCGGCGCTTTTCGGCCCGCACCATGCAGTGGATCAACCGCAGTTGCGCCGGAATGCTGGCGGCATTGGCGGTAGGCTTGAGCCTGTATCGGCGCAGTGACATGCATTGA
- the preA gene encoding NAD-dependent dihydropyrimidine dehydrogenase subunit PreA has protein sequence MMADLSIEFAGIKAPNPFWLASAPPTDKAYNVVRAYQAGWGGVVWKTLGEDPAAVNVSSRYSAHYGVNREVMGINNIELITDRSLEINLREITQVKKDWPDRALIVSLMVPCEEASWKAILPLVEATGADGIELNFGCPHGMPERGMGAAVGQVPEYVEQVTRWCKMHCSLPVIVKLTPNITDIRQSARAAHRGGADAVSLINTINSITSVDLERMVALPIVGDMSTHGGYCGSAVKPIALNMVAEIARDPATRGLPICGIGGIGSWRDAAEFIALGCGAVQVCTAAMLHGFRIVEDMKDGLSRWMDSQGYRSLQEFSGRAVGHTTDWKFLDINYQVIAKIDQDACIGCGRCHIACEDTSHQAIASLRQADGSHRYEVIDAECVGCNLCQITCPVQDCIQMVAQDTGKPFLDWQHDPRNPYREAS, from the coding sequence ATAATGGCTGACCTATCGATCGAATTTGCCGGCATCAAGGCGCCCAACCCGTTCTGGCTGGCCTCCGCACCGCCTACCGACAAAGCCTACAACGTGGTCCGTGCCTACCAGGCCGGCTGGGGCGGCGTGGTCTGGAAAACCCTGGGTGAAGACCCGGCGGCGGTCAACGTGTCGTCGCGTTACTCGGCCCACTATGGGGTCAACCGCGAGGTCATGGGCATCAACAACATCGAGCTGATCACCGACCGCTCGCTGGAGATCAACCTGCGGGAAATCACCCAGGTCAAAAAGGACTGGCCTGACCGGGCACTGATCGTGTCGTTGATGGTGCCTTGCGAGGAAGCGTCGTGGAAAGCCATTCTGCCGCTGGTGGAAGCCACCGGCGCCGACGGCATCGAACTGAACTTCGGCTGCCCGCACGGCATGCCTGAACGTGGCATGGGGGCGGCAGTTGGGCAAGTGCCTGAATATGTCGAGCAAGTCACCCGTTGGTGCAAGATGCACTGTTCGCTGCCGGTGATCGTCAAACTTACGCCCAACATCACCGACATCCGTCAGTCTGCCCGCGCAGCCCATCGTGGCGGCGCCGACGCAGTGTCGCTGATCAACACCATCAATTCGATCACCAGTGTCGACCTCGAACGCATGGTCGCCCTGCCCATTGTCGGTGACATGAGCACCCACGGCGGCTACTGCGGCTCGGCGGTCAAACCGATTGCCCTGAACATGGTCGCCGAGATTGCCCGTGATCCAGCGACGCGCGGCCTGCCGATCTGTGGCATCGGCGGAATTGGCAGTTGGCGCGATGCGGCCGAGTTCATCGCCCTGGGATGCGGCGCCGTACAAGTCTGCACGGCAGCGATGCTGCACGGCTTTCGCATCGTCGAAGACATGAAAGACGGCCTCTCGCGCTGGATGGACAGTCAAGGCTATCGCAGCCTGCAAGAATTCAGCGGTCGTGCCGTTGGTCACACCACCGACTGGAAGTTCCTGGATATCAACTATCAGGTCATCGCCAAGATCGATCAGGATGCCTGCATTGGCTGCGGCCGCTGTCACATCGCTTGTGAGGATACGTCGCACCAAGCTATCGCCAGCCTGCGCCAAGCCGATGGCAGTCATCGCTACGAGGTGATCGACGCCGAATGCGTGGGCTGCAACCTGTGCCAGATCACCTGCCCGGTCCAGGACTGTATCCAGATGGTGGCGCAGGACACCGGCAAGCCGTTCCTCGACTGGCAACATGACCCGCGCAACCCTTACCGCGAAGCCTCCTGA
- a CDS encoding NAD(P)-dependent oxidoreductase translates to MIESLNHLPRPSTDNASLAEHFSDLAPALNARQAAVEASRCLYCYDAPCVNACPSDIDIPSFIRNIHQENVQGAAEKILSANILGGSCARVCPTEILCQQACVRNHHQECAPVLIGLLQRYALDNAEFKEHPFQRAASSGKRIAVVGAGPAGLSCAHRLAWHGHDVVIFEARPKAGGLNEYGIAKYKVVDDFAQREVDFVLQIGGIEIRHGQVLGENLSLGELQQQFDAVFLGLGLAASRQLGLADESAPGVLAATDYIRELRQTDDLSTLPVADRCIVLGAGNTAIDMAVQMARLGARDVNLVYRRGFEDMGATEHEQHIAKENQVRLLTWAQPEQVLLDDQGRVRGMRFARTRLSEGRLHTTGETFELAAAAIFKAIGQTFDDHALSDSSAQALARDGERIRVDEHMRTNLPGVYAGGDCTHLGQDLTVQAVQHGKVAAEAIHAQLMLNVEAA, encoded by the coding sequence GTGATCGAGTCCCTCAACCACCTCCCCCGACCGTCTACCGACAACGCCAGCCTGGCCGAGCACTTCAGTGACCTGGCGCCTGCGCTGAATGCCCGCCAGGCCGCAGTCGAGGCTTCCCGCTGCCTGTACTGCTACGACGCCCCTTGCGTCAATGCGTGCCCAAGCGACATCGACATTCCCTCGTTCATCCGCAACATTCACCAGGAAAACGTCCAGGGCGCAGCAGAAAAGATTCTCTCGGCCAATATCCTCGGCGGCAGTTGCGCCCGGGTCTGCCCGACCGAAATCCTCTGCCAGCAAGCCTGCGTGCGTAATCATCACCAGGAATGCGCCCCCGTATTGATCGGCCTGCTGCAACGCTATGCACTGGACAATGCCGAGTTCAAAGAGCATCCCTTTCAGCGCGCTGCCAGCAGTGGCAAGCGCATCGCCGTGGTCGGCGCCGGGCCTGCCGGTTTGTCTTGCGCACACCGCCTGGCCTGGCACGGCCATGACGTGGTGATATTCGAAGCACGGCCCAAGGCCGGCGGCCTGAATGAGTACGGGATTGCCAAATACAAAGTGGTCGATGACTTCGCCCAGCGCGAGGTGGATTTTGTTCTGCAGATCGGCGGCATCGAGATTCGTCATGGCCAAGTGCTGGGCGAAAACCTCAGCCTGGGCGAGTTGCAGCAACAGTTCGATGCGGTATTCCTCGGCCTGGGTCTGGCCGCCAGTCGCCAATTGGGCCTGGCCGATGAAAGTGCACCCGGCGTGCTGGCCGCTACCGACTACATCCGGGAACTGCGCCAGACCGACGACCTGAGCACTCTGCCCGTCGCTGACCGCTGCATCGTCCTTGGCGCCGGCAACACCGCCATCGACATGGCAGTACAAATGGCCCGCCTTGGTGCCCGTGACGTCAACCTGGTTTACCGCCGCGGCTTTGAGGACATGGGTGCCACGGAGCATGAGCAACATATTGCCAAGGAGAACCAGGTACGCCTGCTGACCTGGGCGCAACCCGAGCAGGTGCTGCTCGACGATCAGGGTCGAGTGCGTGGCATGCGCTTCGCCCGCACCCGCTTGAGCGAGGGTCGCCTGCACACTACAGGGGAAACCTTCGAATTGGCTGCCGCTGCCATTTTCAAAGCCATCGGCCAGACGTTCGACGACCACGCCTTGAGCGACAGCAGCGCCCAGGCGTTGGCCCGTGATGGCGAACGCATACGCGTCGATGAGCACATGCGTACCAACCTTCCCGGTGTTTACGCCGGGGGCGACTGTACCCACCTGGGCCAGGACCTTACCGTCCAGGCGGTGCAGCACGGCAAGGTTGCCGCCGAGGCCATCCATGCGCAACTGATGCTCAATGTGGAGGCTGCATAA
- the hydA gene encoding dihydropyrimidinase, with protein sequence MTLMIRGATLITHEESYRADVLCADGVIKAIGTDLDIPNGCEILDGSGQYLMPGGIDPHTHMQLPFMGTVASEDFYSGTAAGLAGGTTSIIDFVIPNPQQSLLEAFHQWRGWAEKSASDYGFHVAITWWSDAVREEMGELVSQHGVNSFKHFMAYKNAIMAADDTLVASFERCLELGAVPTVHAENGELVYHLQRKLLAQGITGPEAHPLSRPSQVEGEAASRAIRIAETLGTPVYLVHVSTREALDEISYARAKGQQVYGEVLAGHLLLDDSVYQHPDWQTAAGYVMSPPFRPRKEGHQQALWGGLQSGNLHTTATDHCCFCAEQKAAGRDDFSRIPNGTAGIEDRMAVLWDEGVNSGRLSMQDFVALTSTNTAKIFNLFPRKGALRVGADADLVLWDPQGTRTISAATHHQQVDFNIFEGKTVRGIPSHTISQGKLVWANGDLRAERGAGRYIERPAYPAVFDLLSKRAEHQRPIAVKR encoded by the coding sequence ATGACGCTTATGATTCGTGGCGCCACCCTGATCACCCATGAGGAAAGTTATCGTGCCGACGTGCTGTGTGCCGACGGTGTGATCAAGGCCATCGGCACCGACCTCGATATCCCCAACGGCTGCGAGATTCTTGACGGTAGCGGCCAGTACCTGATGCCTGGCGGCATCGATCCGCACACTCACATGCAGTTGCCTTTCATGGGCACGGTGGCCAGCGAGGATTTCTACAGCGGTACCGCTGCAGGCCTTGCCGGGGGTACTACCTCGATCATCGACTTCGTCATTCCCAACCCACAGCAATCATTGCTCGAAGCCTTTCATCAGTGGCGCGGCTGGGCAGAGAAATCTGCTTCAGACTATGGCTTTCACGTGGCCATCACTTGGTGGAGTGACGCAGTGCGCGAGGAAATGGGCGAGTTGGTCAGCCAGCACGGGGTCAACAGCTTCAAGCACTTCATGGCCTACAAAAATGCAATCATGGCGGCCGACGACACCCTGGTTGCCAGCTTCGAACGTTGCCTGGAACTGGGCGCCGTGCCGACTGTGCATGCCGAGAACGGTGAGCTGGTCTATCACCTGCAACGCAAACTGCTTGCCCAAGGCATCACCGGCCCCGAAGCCCACCCATTGTCGCGCCCCTCGCAAGTCGAGGGCGAGGCGGCCAGCCGCGCCATTCGCATTGCCGAAACCCTGGGTACTCCGGTCTACCTGGTACACGTGTCGACCCGTGAGGCACTGGATGAGATCAGCTATGCCCGGGCCAAAGGTCAGCAGGTCTACGGCGAAGTGTTGGCCGGGCACTTGCTGCTCGACGACAGCGTTTACCAGCATCCGGACTGGCAGACCGCGGCGGGTTACGTAATGAGCCCGCCCTTCCGCCCGCGCAAGGAAGGCCATCAGCAAGCGCTGTGGGGTGGCCTGCAGTCAGGCAATCTGCACACCACTGCTACCGACCACTGCTGCTTTTGCGCCGAGCAGAAAGCCGCTGGCCGCGACGATTTCAGTCGCATCCCCAATGGTACCGCCGGTATCGAGGATCGAATGGCGGTGCTATGGGACGAAGGTGTGAACAGTGGCCGATTGTCGATGCAGGACTTCGTCGCCCTGACCTCCACCAACACGGCGAAAATATTCAACCTGTTCCCGCGCAAGGGCGCCCTGCGCGTAGGCGCCGATGCCGACCTGGTGCTCTGGGACCCGCAAGGCACTCGAACCATCTCGGCAGCGACCCATCATCAACAGGTCGACTTCAATATTTTTGAAGGCAAGACTGTTCGCGGCATCCCCAGCCACACCATCAGTCAGGGCAAGCTGGTCTGGGCCAACGGTGACCTACGTGCCGAGCGAGGCGCTGGGCGCTACATCGAACGGCCGGCGTATCCGGCGGTATTCGACTTGCTGAGCAAGCGTGCCGAGCATCAGCGACCGATTGCGGTCAAGCGCTGA
- a CDS encoding NCS1 family nucleobase:cation symporter-1, with protein sequence MQQTRSQVRERDGLYELDAGSDVIDSPRYNHDIAPTKVQDRTWNKWHITALWVGMSICVPTYTLGGVLTAYFGLTVGEALLAILLANTVVLIPLTLNAFPGTKYGIPFPVLLRSSFGIIGSNVPCLIRALVACGWFGIQTMFGGLAIHLFLGTLSADWKALGGTGEVIGFMLFWCLNLWVVLRGAESIKWLETLSAPLLVLVGAGLLVWALPNVSISELMAQPPKRPEGASVYGYFFAGLTAMVGFWATLSLNIPDFSRYAKSQKDQILGQIFGLPLTMFLFAALGVVLTAASASLVGQTVSDPVSLIGHIQSPVWVALAMALIIIATLSTNTAANIVSPTNDFQNLAPKWIGRTLAVLLTGVVGLLLMGHELLKKLGWIVSDVSLESVYSNWLLGYSSLLGPIAGIMVVDYFLIRRQTLDLAGLYRDDVYPAWNVSGFIAFGVPVVLTLLSLQSTAFSWFYDFGWFTGSALGGLIYYGLGQLKGARATHLKPTV encoded by the coding sequence ATGCAGCAGACCAGATCGCAAGTGCGTGAACGTGATGGCTTGTATGAACTCGACGCCGGCAGCGACGTCATCGACAGCCCCCGATACAACCATGACATCGCGCCGACCAAGGTGCAGGACCGCACTTGGAACAAATGGCACATAACCGCACTGTGGGTTGGCATGTCGATTTGCGTGCCGACCTACACCCTCGGTGGGGTGCTCACTGCGTACTTCGGCTTGACCGTGGGCGAAGCACTACTGGCCATTTTGCTGGCCAACACCGTGGTGCTGATTCCGCTGACACTCAATGCCTTTCCCGGTACCAAGTACGGCATTCCCTTTCCGGTGTTGCTGCGCTCCTCCTTCGGCATCATCGGCTCCAACGTGCCATGTCTGATCCGTGCCCTGGTGGCCTGTGGCTGGTTCGGCATTCAGACCATGTTCGGTGGCCTGGCTATTCACCTGTTTCTCGGTACCTTGTCGGCGGACTGGAAGGCGCTTGGCGGTACCGGCGAGGTGATCGGCTTCATGCTGTTCTGGTGCCTGAACCTGTGGGTGGTGCTGCGCGGTGCCGAGTCGATCAAATGGTTGGAAACCCTCTCGGCGCCGCTGCTGGTTCTCGTCGGTGCCGGGCTACTGGTGTGGGCCTTGCCGAACGTGTCGATCAGCGAGCTGATGGCCCAGCCACCCAAGCGTCCGGAAGGTGCCAGTGTCTACGGCTACTTTTTTGCCGGACTCACCGCCATGGTCGGTTTCTGGGCCACCCTGTCGCTGAACATTCCAGACTTCAGCCGCTACGCAAAAAGCCAGAAGGACCAGATTCTCGGACAGATTTTCGGCCTGCCGCTGACCATGTTCCTGTTCGCTGCCCTCGGTGTGGTATTGACCGCGGCCTCGGCGTCGCTGGTCGGGCAAACGGTGTCGGATCCGGTCAGCCTGATCGGGCATATCCAGAGCCCGGTTTGGGTGGCGTTGGCCATGGCACTGATCATCATCGCCACCTTGTCGACCAACACCGCGGCGAACATTGTGTCGCCAACCAACGACTTCCAGAACCTGGCGCCGAAGTGGATCGGGCGGACCTTGGCAGTGCTCCTGACCGGCGTGGTCGGCCTGCTGCTGATGGGGCATGAGCTGCTGAAAAAACTTGGTTGGATCGTCAGCGACGTGAGCCTGGAAAGCGTTTATTCCAACTGGTTGCTTGGCTATTCGAGCCTGCTCGGACCGATTGCCGGCATCATGGTGGTGGACTACTTCCTGATCCGCAGGCAAACCCTGGACCTGGCGGGGCTGTACCGCGATGACGTCTATCCAGCCTGGAACGTGAGCGGCTTTATCGCCTTTGGCGTTCCGGTCGTCTTGACCCTGTTGTCGTTGCAGAGCACGGCGTTCAGTTGGTTCTACGATTTTGGCTGGTTCACCGGCTCCGCCCTGGGCGGGCTGATCTATTACGGGCTCGGGCAACTGAAGGGCGCGCGTGCCACCCACCTCAAACCCACCGTGTAG
- a CDS encoding Zn-dependent hydrolase, with protein sequence MQTAQDVLQSTHRHINGERLWQSLMELARLGATVKGGVCRLALTDLDRQARDLFIKWTEEAGCTVSIDGVGNIFARRAGRNPHLPPVMTGSHIDTQPTGGKFDGCFGVLAGLEVMRTLNDLNIETEAPLEVVVWTNEEGSRFAPCMMGSGVFAEKFTLEETLAKVDAEGISVGQALKAIGYAGPRAVSGHPVGAYFEAHIEQGPILEDQHKTIGVVLGALGQKWFDLTLRGVEAHAGPTPMHLRKDALVGASVVVAAVNRVALEHQPHACGTVGCLQAYPGSRNVIPGEVRMTLDFRHLEPPRLESMIAQVRDVISSTCAQHGLQYTLTPTADFPPLYFNQECVEAVRSAAKGLGLSHMEIVSGAGHDAIFLAELGPAGMIFVPCEGGISHNEIENAAPQDLADGCAVLLRAMLVAAQAVARGRDAAVLKMA encoded by the coding sequence ATGCAAACAGCACAGGACGTTTTGCAATCAACCCATCGGCACATCAACGGCGAGCGTTTGTGGCAATCGCTGATGGAGCTTGCCCGTCTCGGGGCTACGGTCAAAGGTGGGGTGTGCCGTCTGGCGCTGACTGACCTGGACCGTCAGGCCCGTGACCTGTTCATCAAGTGGACCGAGGAGGCTGGCTGCACCGTCAGTATCGACGGCGTCGGCAATATTTTCGCCCGCCGTGCGGGGCGCAATCCGCACTTGCCACCGGTGATGACCGGCAGCCATATCGATACCCAGCCCACTGGCGGCAAGTTCGACGGCTGCTTTGGCGTGCTGGCTGGCCTTGAGGTGATGCGTACCCTCAATGATTTGAACATCGAAACCGAGGCGCCGCTGGAGGTGGTGGTCTGGACCAACGAGGAGGGCTCGCGCTTTGCCCCGTGCATGATGGGGTCGGGGGTGTTCGCCGAGAAGTTCACGTTGGAAGAAACCCTGGCCAAGGTCGACGCAGAAGGCATCAGTGTCGGCCAGGCGCTCAAGGCCATTGGCTACGCTGGGCCCAGGGCGGTCAGTGGTCATCCTGTGGGAGCCTATTTTGAGGCGCATATCGAGCAAGGGCCGATTCTGGAGGACCAGCACAAGACCATTGGCGTGGTACTCGGCGCGCTGGGTCAGAAGTGGTTCGACTTGACGCTGCGTGGTGTTGAGGCGCACGCCGGGCCAACGCCCATGCACCTGCGCAAGGACGCCCTGGTCGGTGCCAGTGTGGTGGTAGCGGCAGTGAACCGAGTGGCCCTTGAGCACCAGCCGCATGCCTGCGGGACCGTCGGTTGCCTGCAGGCTTATCCGGGTTCGCGCAATGTCATTCCCGGTGAAGTGCGCATGACCCTGGATTTTCGCCACCTGGAGCCGCCACGTCTTGAGTCGATGATTGCCCAGGTTCGCGATGTGATCAGTAGTACCTGTGCGCAACATGGGTTGCAGTACACCTTGACGCCGACGGCAGATTTTCCGCCGCTGTATTTCAATCAGGAGTGTGTCGAGGCGGTACGCAGTGCGGCAAAGGGGCTGGGGCTGTCGCACATGGAGATTGTCAGCGGCGCTGGCCACGATGCAATTTTTCTCGCTGAATTGGGACCCGCCGGTATGATTTTTGTGCCTTGTGAGGGGGGGATCAGCCACAACGAAATTGAGAACGCTGCACCTCAGGATCTGGCTGATGGTTGTGCAGTGTTGTTGCGGGCGATGTTGGTGGCGGCTCAGGCGGTGGCACGGGGGAGGGATGCGGCCGTGCTTAAAATGGCTTGA